Below is a genomic region from Neorhodopirellula lusitana.
GTCCCTGAGTCCCTGAGTCCCTGAGTTCCTGAGTTCCTGAGTTCCTGTGTTCCTGTGCTCCTGTGCTCCTGTGCTCCTGTGCTCCTGTGCTCCTGTGCTCCTGTGCTCCTGTGCTCCTGTGCTCCTGTGGCCCTGTGGCCCCGCTACGCTTGCTGCGTCAACAAACATCGCGTCAGTTCTTCGCCGTTGCCGTACTGGATGACAAGAATCACTTCCGGCTGGCTCTCCGCTCGCAGGACCGCGAATTGCAGGTTGTTTGTGAAATCGATCAGGTGCATGTCTTGGTGCTCTTCCACGTCGGCCGTGACGGACTTCACGGTCAAATGCCAATCCGAGCTTTCAATCGTCGTTCGTGTCCAGTCCCAGTAATCCAGGACCTCACCACCGACCTGTTCCCCATCCGGGGTTTGCGATGAAACAACCGCCCATCGCCCATTGAAGTCAGCGGGAATCTCATCAAGCACAGATTGCTGGGACATCTCAACCTTCCAGGGTTAGTAAACGGGAAAGGTCAGCGAAGCCGTCCCGAACGAAGTTTTTGGCTCTGAATAGCCGAACAGTTTACCTCAGATTCGCTGCGATGCGAAACAACGACGATGACCACGAGTCGAACTTGGGAAAACGCGATGTCGAGGGCGACGGTAAAGCCATCGCGGTCAGGTATCCGAGGCGAATTGCGACACGGCACGAACAATGGCGAAGCCATCGCAGGCGTAGAGGTCGGCCCCGCCGAAGGGATTCAGTTCAATAAGTCGCAGTTCACCATCGCATTCGCAAACGTCCAGAATATACACATCAGCGGGCGGCGGAATCACGTCGGCTATCGTTTGCGCATAAGCCCAAGCGTCACTATTCGATCGATCCGAAGTCGCCGTGCGGGTTGCAGCGTCATAGGCGGAGCCCGCGACAACGACCTTATCAACGACGACGAACCGCCATTCGCAACCCATGGTGCGAATCGGCGCAGCGACAACCGGAAGGGCTTCGTCATCAAAGTAGAAACCGTGGTCCAGTGCCGCCAGTGACAAAGAGGCGACGTCGAGCACACGGCCGCTGAAAGGTTTCAGCGGGCTATCGGGCCGAACGAAAATTCGATTGGTGCAACCGAGTGACGCGGCGACCTCCGCAGCGGAGTCAACCAGTTCGTTCGCGGGCAGGAATCGCCAATCCGTATGCAGTAGCCATTCCCGGACCGAGTCGTACCAAGCGGAACAGCGAAACGCGGATGCGTTGCAAAACGAACCGGGGGTCCAGTTGAGTTCGTCGTGAATGCGTGCAGCGTTGCCAAGGGAGCCATGGAAGAGCGTATGAGTGTCACCGATGTTCGCTGGAATGCCATCTGACCACCAAGCATCGTCCCATTCCAACAGACGATGACCGGCGGCCACCACCGCCTCGCGAAGAGACGCGTGCGAACGAGGGAAGACGCCCGATTCGAGCACCCATGTTGTGTGTGTCATTGATTTGAGGGCCAGCGGAAAGCTACAAGCGTCGCCGATGTCTACCGAGCGATCGCATTCAAAAGTGCTTGATGATTTACCCGCACAATTCAGCAGGATGTGATCTCGCAGTGAACCACTGCGTGGAAATTAGTTTGCCTGAAGTCGTCTTGTTTATTCGGTCTCCATTTCACGGGCGGTGGAGAGCGCAGAGGCGACGAGTCCCGCGGGAACAGACACAACACCGAGACCAATCAATAGAATGAAAAACGTGAAGATCCGACCTCCGATGGTAATCGGGTAAACGTCTCCGTATCCAACGGTCGTTAGCGTAACGACCGCCCACCAAAGGCTATGGAATACAGACGCGAATACATCAGGTTGAGCGTCATGCTCAAAGTGATAGATCCCAATCGCTGCCAAGTACAGCAAGATCATGGTAACAAAGAGGAACAAGAGCAGTTCCTCGCGTGCGATCAGAAAGGCTCGATGAAATCGCTGGATGGCCTGATTATACCGAGCCAGTTTAAACATGCGGAATAGACGCAGTAAGCGAAATGCTCGTATCGAACGAAGGTCGATACCGAATGACAGGTAAAACGGCAGGATGGCGAGCAGGTCGACAACCCCGAAAAAACTGGTTGCAAAGGTGAGCTTGTGGTCGGCGACAAACAGACGAACAACGTACTCTGTGGTAAAAACTGCGACAGTTAGTATTTCAAAGATTTGGAGGCACCGAACCCACCGTTGCGGAAGGTTGGGCAACGTCTCAATGCTAAAAGCGATCAGCGACAGCACGATCAGAAGCTGGATTGTTAGATCGAAAATGCGACCGATAGGTGTGTTGGAGCGTTCAACGATTTCCTTCAGTGTCGGCACGGGAGTCTGATCTTGCCTAAATGAGAAAACGCTTCATGCCACGGGGAACCGCATTGCGGGAACACCATTTTCTGGAATTTGGCGGAAACGCGAGGGATGTTAGTGGAGCGAAAACATGATGCTCTGGATTGGGGCATCGCCTCCAAAAAGAAACTGATCAATCCAGTTCGCAGGAAAGAAGATCATGCATCGGCGATGGTGTAGTGACAAGTCTTGCGTCTCAAAAACATCCGCGGCAGGAGTGTAGAGAACTCCGGTGATGCCGTGCTCCATCACAGAGGCGAGATGCCGATCGATGCGGAAGCAATCGACCGCCTGTTTCCGCATAACCATAGGATTGTGATTCTCCACCGTGAACGGAGCGAGTCATGGTGTGTTGCGAAGGATGATGTAATC
It encodes:
- a CDS encoding ATP-grasp domain-containing protein is translated as MTHTTWVLESGVFPRSHASLREAVVAAGHRLLEWDDAWWSDGIPANIGDTHTLFHGSLGNAARIHDELNWTPGSFCNASAFRCSAWYDSVREWLLHTDWRFLPANELVDSAAEVAASLGCTNRIFVRPDSPLKPFSGRVLDVASLSLAALDHGFYFDDEALPVVAAPIRTMGCEWRFVVVDKVVVAGSAYDAATRTATSDRSNSDAWAYAQTIADVIPPPADVYILDVCECDGELRLIELNPFGGADLYACDGFAIVRAVSQFASDT
- a CDS encoding ion transporter, which translates into the protein MPTLKEIVERSNTPIGRIFDLTIQLLIVLSLIAFSIETLPNLPQRWVRCLQIFEILTVAVFTTEYVVRLFVADHKLTFATSFFGVVDLLAILPFYLSFGIDLRSIRAFRLLRLFRMFKLARYNQAIQRFHRAFLIAREELLLFLFVTMILLYLAAIGIYHFEHDAQPDVFASVFHSLWWAVVTLTTVGYGDVYPITIGGRIFTFFILLIGLGVVSVPAGLVASALSTAREMETE